Within the Dehalococcoidales bacterium genome, the region TACCACCGCCCAGCAGCTCGTCTCCATAGTAAAAAACAATACTCTGGCCCGGAGTTACTGCCTTGACCGGAGAAGCAAACTCTACCTCGAGGATGTCTGCACTGGGTACAAGATTTACCGGTGTCTCCGTTGAACCGTATCTTATTTTTGCAGTTATGTCCAATTTATTGTGGGGAAAAGAACCTGAAATCCAATTGATCGAATCAGCAAACAGCCGGGTTTTTCTAAGATAACTCTCGGGGCCGATAATAATGCTGTTGGCAGCTTGATCTATTTCAACTACGTAAAGCTTTTCAGCTTGCCCAAAATTGAGGCCCTGGCGTTGGCCGATAGTATAATTGGATATTCCTGAGTGAACTCCAAGTTCCTGGCCTGAAATGTCGTAAACTTTTCCGGGTAACGTGGAAAGGCGAGAGCTTAGAAATGTACGATAGTTAGCGCCGGACATAAAGCAGATATCTTGACTTCCTTCGTTAACCGGTACCGGGAGGGAAAGCTCTTTGGCAAGTATTGCAACTTCTCTTTTATACAGATTGCCAATCGGGAAGAGCAAACTGGGTAAAATACCTGACTTGAGAGTGTAAAGAAAATAGGTTTGATCCTTAAACGTATCGATAGCTTTACATAAACTTAAACCGGAATCATGTTTTACGATGCGGGCATAATGGCCAGTGGCAAGAAAGTCGACACCTATCTGCTTAACATAGTCGAGGAGTAAGCCAAATTTCAGGTAATAATTACAGGCAACGCAAGGGTTTGGAGTTTTTCCAGATGTGTAATGCTGGCAAAAGGGCGTTACAACCTTTTCTTCGAAAGCCGCCGAAAAATCTATAACATGATGAGGGATGTTCAGTGTGCTGGCAACTGAACGGGCATTATCGATGACTGATTTTGCGCTCGAATTAGTGAGGTGCATGGTAACACCCACAACCTGATAACCCTGTTTTATTAAAAGAGCTGCGCAAACGGCAGAATCCAATCCTCCGCTGATTGCTACAGCAACTTTTCTGCCGGACATTATTCCTCTGTGGTTTCGAGCAGCAAGGTTACTTTTTCGGTGATAATACTCGTGATAATATCTACCTCAAGGGTGCCATCAATCACCATCCATCGTTCAGGCTCATTTTCTGCCAGTTCCAGATAACCTGCTCTTAGCTTGCGATGGAAAGCAGATTTTTCCGATTCGAACCGATCGCTTGTTTTTTTCCGCCGGAGGTTGGCTACTTCCAGCGGGATATCGAGTAATATTGAAAGATCTGCCTGGCATCCTTGCAAGGCAATGTCGTTTACTTGTCGTATCAATTCAAGATCAAGGCCACGGCCGTAACCCTGATAAACAAGCGTAGAATCGGTGAAACGATCTACAATCACAATAGAACCTTCTGCCAATGCCGGTTTTATTGTATCTTGCACCAGTTGAGCGCGTGAGGCGTTGAAAAGAAAAAGTTCAGTAATTGGGCTCAGATCAGTAGTGTTGTGCCATTTTACCAGACGGCTGATTTCTTCCCCAAGTGGCGTTGAGCCGGGTTCATGTAAAAGAAGTACCTTTCTATCAGCGCTTTTCAAATATTCGTGCAGACGCTTTGATTGCAGGGTTTTTCCGCAACCATCAAGGCCTTCGAAGGTAATAAAAAAAGAAGCTGGTTTGTTCATTGACCTGCCCCTCGGGTAATACGCACCCTTCTCCGTGGTTCGCTTCCCACACTATGGCTCGCAAGATGATTTCTTTCTGCAATCAGATGTTGCAAACGCCTTATATACGAACTGCGCGGGCTGAGTTCTATTTCATCTTCGCCACTTATTAACCGGGATACTGCTTCTTCAGCTTCACGGATTGCAATTTCTGTAATCGGTAGCTCCTCTGTAATGTGGCTTCTTTTATCAAGTGTAAGTAAAAACTGCCTAAACTGGGAGCTGGAGTGTTTTCTTAGCACATAGATAGGGATATTAGCCGCTTCAGCATCACGTATTTTTTG harbors:
- the mnmA gene encoding tRNA 2-thiouridine(34) synthase MnmA; this translates as MSGRKVAVAISGGLDSAVCAALLIKQGYQVVGVTMHLTNSSAKSVIDNARSVASTLNIPHHVIDFSAAFEEKVVTPFCQHYTSGKTPNPCVACNYYLKFGLLLDYVKQIGVDFLATGHYARIVKHDSGLSLCKAIDTFKDQTYFLYTLKSGILPSLLFPIGNLYKREVAILAKELSLPVPVNEGSQDICFMSGANYRTFLSSRLSTLPGKVYDISGQELGVHSGISNYTIGQRQGLNFGQAEKLYVVEIDQAANSIIIGPESYLRKTRLFADSINWISGSFPHNKLDITAKIRYGSTETPVNLVPSADILEVEFASPVKAVTPGQSIVFYYGDELLGGGIIRA
- the tmk gene encoding dTMP kinase, producing MNKPASFFITFEGLDGCGKTLQSKRLHEYLKSADRKVLLLHEPGSTPLGEEISRLVKWHNTTDLSPITELFLFNASRAQLVQDTIKPALAEGSIVIVDRFTDSTLVYQGYGRGLDLELIRQVNDIALQGCQADLSILLDIPLEVANLRRKKTSDRFESEKSAFHRKLRAGYLELAENEPERWMVIDGTLEVDIITSIITEKVTLLLETTEE